A genomic stretch from Streptomyces sp. QL37 includes:
- a CDS encoding acyl-CoA dehydrogenase family protein → MTAFSLDPGQTAWCDELYTLARDELRPLAEKGEPGHVNRPLVAALGGLGLLDRLLGSGALDLCLMRESLARGCTEAETALALQGLGAGPVRLAGTEAQRARWLPGVRAGSVVAAFALSEPGAGSDAAALALAAQPEPGGGGWRLTGEKCWISNAPEADFYTVFARTGEGAGARGVTAFLVPADRTGLTGTPLEMLSPHPIGALDFDGVRVTADDVLGEPGRGFRVAMDTLNLFRPSVGAFAVGMARAALDATLEHTARRSAFGAPLKELQAVSHQVAEMATRTEAARLLVYAAAAAHDAGEPGVPRRAAMAKLYATETAQYVVDAAVQLHGARALRRGHLLEHLYREVRAPRIYEGATEVQRTIIAKELYATQETSA, encoded by the coding sequence ATGACGGCATTCTCCCTCGATCCCGGTCAAACCGCCTGGTGCGACGAGCTGTACACCCTCGCCCGCGACGAGCTGCGCCCCCTCGCGGAGAAGGGCGAGCCCGGCCATGTCAACCGACCGCTCGTCGCCGCGCTCGGCGGACTGGGGCTCCTGGACCGGCTCCTCGGCTCGGGGGCGCTCGATCTCTGCCTGATGCGCGAATCACTGGCCCGGGGCTGCACCGAGGCGGAGACCGCGCTCGCGCTCCAGGGGCTGGGAGCCGGTCCCGTCCGCCTGGCGGGGACCGAGGCCCAGCGCGCACGGTGGCTCCCCGGAGTGCGGGCGGGAAGCGTCGTCGCCGCCTTCGCGCTCAGCGAGCCGGGCGCCGGATCCGACGCTGCCGCGCTCGCCCTCGCCGCACAGCCGGAGCCCGGCGGGGGCGGCTGGAGGCTCACCGGAGAGAAGTGCTGGATCTCCAACGCCCCCGAGGCCGACTTCTACACCGTCTTCGCCCGGACGGGGGAGGGCGCCGGAGCGCGTGGCGTCACCGCGTTCCTCGTCCCCGCCGACCGGACCGGGCTCACCGGGACGCCCCTGGAGATGCTCTCGCCGCACCCGATCGGAGCGCTGGACTTCGACGGCGTGCGGGTGACCGCCGACGACGTGCTCGGCGAGCCGGGCCGGGGGTTCCGGGTCGCCATGGACACCCTGAACCTCTTCCGGCCCAGCGTCGGCGCGTTCGCCGTCGGCATGGCACGCGCCGCGCTCGACGCCACCCTGGAACACACGGCGCGGCGCAGCGCCTTCGGGGCGCCGCTCAAGGAACTCCAGGCGGTCTCGCACCAGGTCGCCGAGATGGCCACCCGCACCGAGGCCGCCCGACTCCTGGTGTACGCGGCAGCGGCCGCACACGACGCGGGCGAGCCCGGTGTGCCCCGGCGCGCCGCCATGGCCAAGCTGTACGCCACCGAGACCGCGCAGTACGTCGTCGACGCCGCCGTCCAGCTGCACGGCGCCCGCGCCCTGCGCCGGGGCCATCTGCTCGAACACCTCTACCGGGAGGTCCGCGCGCCCCGGATCTACGAGGGAGCCACCGAGGTGCAGCGCACCATCATCGCCAAGGAGCTGTACGCGACCCAGGAGACGTCCGCATGA
- a CDS encoding PaaX family transcriptional regulator C-terminal domain-containing protein: protein MAEHTPRSLIVSLYGAYGRLPGNAPLAVSELIRLLHAVGVDAPSVRSSVSRLKRRGLLTPARTADGAAGYALSSDARQLLDDGDRRIYRRPAPLPGDGWVLAVFSVPEAERHKRHLLRSRLGRLGFGTAAPGVWIAPAGLYEETRHTLERLELAPYVDLFRGEHLGFAATVEAVARWWDLDAIARLHLDFLEQQEPVLRSWEARADGEAPDPEEAYRDYLCALDSWRQLPYADPGLPGELLPKDWPGGRSAEVFGLLHARLRDAGARFVRERP, encoded by the coding sequence GTGGCCGAGCACACTCCCCGTTCCCTGATCGTCAGCCTCTACGGCGCGTACGGCCGACTCCCCGGCAACGCACCGCTTGCGGTGTCCGAGCTGATCCGGCTGCTGCACGCGGTCGGGGTCGACGCCCCGTCCGTGCGCTCGTCCGTGTCCCGCCTCAAGCGCCGGGGGCTGCTCACCCCTGCCCGCACGGCGGACGGGGCGGCCGGTTACGCCCTGTCGTCCGACGCCCGACAGCTGCTGGACGACGGCGACCGGCGGATCTACCGGCGTCCGGCACCCCTGCCCGGCGACGGCTGGGTGCTCGCCGTCTTCTCCGTACCGGAGGCCGAGCGCCACAAACGTCATCTGCTGCGCTCCCGCCTCGGCCGGCTCGGCTTCGGCACGGCGGCACCCGGGGTGTGGATCGCGCCCGCCGGTCTCTACGAGGAGACCCGGCACACCCTGGAGCGCCTCGAACTCGCCCCGTACGTCGATCTGTTCCGCGGGGAGCACCTCGGATTCGCCGCCACGGTGGAGGCGGTGGCGCGCTGGTGGGACCTGGACGCGATCGCCCGGCTCCACCTGGACTTCCTGGAACAGCAGGAGCCGGTGCTGCGGTCCTGGGAGGCACGGGCCGACGGAGAGGCCCCGGATCCGGAGGAGGCCTACCGGGACTACCTCTGCGCGCTGGACTCCTGGCGGCAACTGCCTTACGCGGACCCGGGACTGCCCGGGGAACTGCTGCCGAAGGACTGGCCGGGCGGGCGCTCGGCGGAGGTGTTCGGGCTGCTCCACGCACGGCTGCGGGACGCGGGGGCCCGCTTCGTCCGGGAGAGGCCCTGA
- a CDS encoding bifunctional salicylyl-CoA 5-hydroxylase/oxidoreductase: MPSSDTGRIAVIGGGPGGLYAAALLKRLGPGREITVWERNAPDDTFGFGVVLSDETLGGIEHADPVVYRALSDAFVRWDTIDVVHRGATLTSGGHGFAALGRRRLLRILHERCASLGVRLRFRTEAPPAAELAARNDLVIAADGVHSATREAHARHFRPTVTEHRNRYIWLAADFAFDAFRFEIAETEYGVMQLHAYPFSRPPAGHHPSTRPFGPPRESGASTVIVEMREEVWRAAGLDTCDTARSAEHCAKVFAEALGGRPLRSNKSSWLTFATVTNAHWSHGNTVLLGDAAHTAHFSIGSGTKLAVEDALALAACVGEQPDLPTALAAYEAERRPVVLSTQRAAAASLRWFEELPQYVDQPPLRFAFNLLTRSRRVTHDNLRLRDPAFTEAVEEGFGCPPGTPPMFTPLRLRGLELRNRVVVSPMDMYSAVDGRPGDFHLVHLGARALGGAGLVMTEMVCVSPEGRITPGCTGLWTDEQAGAWARITRFVHDSAPGAAIGVQLGHSGRKGSTRLMWEGIDQPLDEGNWPVSAASPLPYAQGVNQIPRELDRAGMDAVRDRFTEAARRAAHCGFDLLELHCAHGYLLSGFLSPLTNLRTDAYGGSLENRLRFPLEVFDAVRAVWPEGRPMTVRISATDWAQGGTSDEDAVAAARAFATHGADAIDVSTGQVVPDERPEYGRSYQTPYADRIRNALDVPVIAVGAISSWDDVNSLLLAGRADLCALARPHLYDPHWTLHAAAEQGYAGPGASWPLPYRAGSRTPPTGRTDAPRPRLTLD, from the coding sequence ATGCCCTCCTCCGACACGGGGCGCATCGCGGTCATCGGAGGCGGACCCGGCGGGCTCTACGCCGCCGCCCTCCTGAAGCGGCTCGGCCCCGGCCGCGAGATCACCGTATGGGAGCGCAACGCCCCCGACGACACCTTCGGCTTCGGCGTCGTCCTCTCCGACGAGACGCTCGGCGGCATCGAGCACGCCGACCCCGTCGTGTACCGGGCGCTCAGCGACGCGTTCGTCCGCTGGGACACCATCGACGTCGTGCACCGGGGTGCCACCCTGACCTCGGGCGGCCACGGCTTCGCCGCACTGGGCCGCCGTAGGCTCCTGCGGATCCTGCACGAGCGCTGCGCGTCCCTCGGGGTACGACTCCGCTTCCGGACCGAGGCGCCGCCCGCCGCCGAGCTCGCCGCACGCAACGACCTGGTCATCGCCGCCGACGGGGTGCACAGTGCCACCCGTGAGGCCCACGCCCGTCACTTCCGCCCCACCGTCACCGAGCACCGCAACCGCTACATCTGGCTCGCGGCCGACTTCGCGTTCGACGCCTTCCGCTTCGAGATCGCCGAGACGGAGTACGGCGTGATGCAGCTGCACGCCTATCCCTTCTCCCGCCCGCCGGCCGGCCACCACCCTTCGACGAGGCCCTTCGGGCCGCCGCGTGAATCCGGCGCCTCCACCGTCATCGTCGAGATGCGCGAAGAGGTCTGGCGGGCCGCCGGTCTCGACACCTGCGACACCGCCCGGTCGGCCGAGCACTGCGCCAAGGTCTTCGCCGAGGCCCTCGGCGGCCGGCCGCTGCGCTCCAACAAGTCCTCATGGCTCACCTTCGCCACCGTCACCAACGCACACTGGTCGCACGGCAACACGGTCCTGCTCGGTGACGCCGCCCACACCGCCCACTTCTCCATCGGCTCCGGCACCAAGCTCGCCGTCGAGGACGCCCTCGCCCTGGCAGCCTGCGTCGGGGAACAGCCCGACCTGCCCACCGCCCTGGCCGCGTACGAGGCGGAGCGCCGTCCCGTCGTCCTGTCCACCCAGCGCGCCGCCGCGGCCAGCCTGCGCTGGTTCGAGGAACTCCCGCAGTACGTGGACCAGCCGCCCCTGCGGTTCGCCTTCAACCTCCTCACCCGCAGCCGCCGCGTCACCCACGACAACCTGCGGCTGCGCGACCCCGCCTTCACGGAGGCGGTGGAGGAGGGGTTCGGCTGCCCGCCCGGCACCCCGCCGATGTTCACCCCGCTGCGCCTGCGCGGCCTCGAACTCCGCAACCGTGTCGTCGTCTCGCCCATGGACATGTACTCCGCCGTCGACGGGCGGCCCGGGGACTTCCACCTCGTCCACCTCGGCGCCCGTGCGCTCGGCGGCGCCGGCCTCGTCATGACCGAGATGGTCTGCGTGAGCCCCGAGGGCCGCATCACCCCCGGCTGCACCGGCCTCTGGACCGATGAACAGGCCGGGGCCTGGGCGAGGATCACGCGTTTCGTGCACGACTCGGCCCCCGGCGCCGCGATCGGTGTCCAGCTGGGCCATTCCGGCCGCAAGGGCTCCACCCGGCTGATGTGGGAGGGTATCGACCAGCCGCTGGACGAAGGCAACTGGCCGGTCAGCGCCGCCTCGCCCCTCCCGTACGCGCAGGGCGTCAACCAGATCCCGCGGGAGCTCGACCGGGCCGGCATGGACGCGGTCAGGGACCGGTTCACCGAGGCCGCACGGCGTGCGGCCCACTGCGGATTCGACCTCCTCGAACTGCACTGCGCCCACGGCTATCTGCTCTCCGGCTTCCTCTCCCCGCTCACCAACCTGCGCACCGACGCCTACGGCGGCAGCCTGGAGAACCGGCTCCGCTTCCCCCTGGAGGTCTTCGACGCGGTCCGCGCCGTCTGGCCCGAGGGCCGGCCCATGACCGTACGGATCTCCGCCACGGACTGGGCGCAGGGCGGCACGAGCGACGAGGACGCCGTCGCGGCCGCCCGCGCCTTCGCCACCCACGGCGCGGACGCCATCGACGTCTCCACCGGCCAGGTGGTCCCCGACGAACGCCCAGAGTACGGCCGCTCCTACCAGACCCCGTACGCCGACCGGATCCGCAACGCCCTGGACGTGCCCGTCATCGCCGTCGGCGCCATCTCCTCCTGGGACGACGTCAATTCGCTGCTGCTCGCCGGCCGGGCCGACCTCTGCGCCCTGGCCCGCCCCCATCTGTACGACCCGCACTGGACGCTGCACGCGGCGGCCGAGCAGGGCTACGCGGGACCGGGCGCCTCCTGGCCGCTCCCCTACCGCGCGGGCAGCCGCACCCCTCCGACCGGCCGGACCGACGCTCCCAGGCCCCGGCTCACGCTTGACTGA
- a CDS encoding Na(+)/H(+) antiporter subunit C yields MTMSASLLATAVVLCAVGGILMLTRPLTRILLGAVITGNGINLLVLSATGSAGAAPLLYGVPLRRITDPLPQAIALTAIVITLATTAFLLAMAYRSYQLTGTDEVHDDLEDRRVFLRAEVLGERAELREEYRAGPRPTRQERARYREEHRRLRARLRADRALQARGRDAGGDLWHDVLGADPEDYVKDKDDDRGAAG; encoded by the coding sequence ATGACCATGAGTGCCTCACTCCTCGCCACCGCCGTCGTGCTCTGCGCGGTCGGCGGGATCCTCATGCTCACCCGGCCGCTCACCCGCATCCTGCTCGGCGCGGTGATCACGGGCAACGGCATCAACCTGCTGGTCCTCTCGGCCACCGGCTCGGCAGGCGCGGCGCCCCTGCTCTACGGCGTGCCGCTGCGGCGGATCACCGACCCGCTGCCCCAGGCCATCGCCCTCACCGCCATCGTCATCACGCTCGCCACCACGGCCTTCCTGCTCGCCATGGCCTATCGCAGCTACCAGCTCACCGGCACCGACGAGGTCCACGACGACCTGGAGGACCGGCGCGTCTTCCTGCGCGCCGAGGTGCTGGGGGAGCGGGCCGAACTCCGTGAGGAGTACCGCGCGGGGCCGCGCCCCACGCGGCAGGAGCGTGCGCGCTACCGCGAGGAACACCGCAGGCTGCGGGCCCGGCTCCGCGCGGACCGCGCCCTGCAGGCCCGGGGCCGCGACGCCGGCGGAGACCTGTGGCACGACGTGCTGGGAGCCGATCCGGAGGACTACGTGAAGGACAAGGACGACGACCGAGGAGCCGCCGGATGA
- a CDS encoding AMP-binding protein, translated as MKPSGTASAHTDTFARDHLPPAEDWPELVFGLPELAYPDRLNCGYELLDRTVERFGPGRPAFRSADGGVWSYGELRDRVDRIALVLTHDLGVVPGNRVLLRGPTTPWLAACWLAVMKAGAVAVTVLAQQRASELATICSLARVGHALCDFRSVDDLVAAEVPGLRVTAYGGSSPDDLTALAAARPGPCRAVDTAADDIALIAFTSGTTGRPKGCMHAHRDVLAVADTFARHVLRPGPDDVFTGSPPLGFTFGLGGLVIFPLRAGASALLLEQAGPKQLLPALAAHRVSVLFTAPTAYRVMLDALDGHDLSALRRCVSAGENLPAATWRSWYERTGLRIINGIGATELLHIFISAADGAIRPGTTGVPVPGWQARVVDDDGEELPDGEPGLLAVRGPVGCRYLADERQRVYVRHGWNITGDTYVREPDGYFRYVARADDMIISAGHNIAGPEVEEALLRHPDVAEAAVVGRDDDLRGQIVAAYVVPREGALLSADDLRAHMKAELAPHKCPRAIEFLPALPRTATGKLQRFLLRGAALE; from the coding sequence ATGAAGCCGTCAGGTACCGCGAGCGCACACACCGACACCTTCGCGCGGGACCACCTCCCACCCGCCGAGGACTGGCCCGAGCTGGTCTTCGGCCTCCCCGAACTGGCCTACCCGGACCGGCTGAACTGCGGATACGAGCTGCTCGACCGTACTGTCGAGCGTTTCGGCCCCGGCCGTCCGGCCTTCCGGAGCGCCGACGGCGGTGTCTGGAGCTACGGGGAGCTGCGGGACCGGGTGGACCGCATCGCCCTGGTGCTGACGCACGATCTGGGCGTCGTGCCCGGCAACCGCGTGCTGCTGCGCGGGCCCACCACACCCTGGCTCGCGGCCTGCTGGCTCGCCGTGATGAAGGCGGGCGCGGTCGCGGTGACGGTGCTGGCGCAACAGCGGGCGTCGGAGCTCGCCACCATCTGCTCCCTCGCCCGTGTCGGGCACGCGCTCTGCGACTTCAGGTCCGTCGACGACCTGGTCGCGGCCGAGGTGCCCGGGCTGCGCGTCACGGCGTACGGGGGCAGCTCCCCCGACGACCTCACGGCGCTCGCGGCCGCCCGGCCCGGGCCCTGCCGGGCGGTGGACACCGCCGCCGACGACATCGCGCTCATCGCCTTCACCTCGGGCACCACCGGACGGCCGAAGGGCTGTATGCACGCCCACCGCGACGTGCTGGCCGTCGCCGACACCTTCGCCCGTCACGTCCTGCGGCCCGGTCCGGACGACGTGTTCACGGGCAGCCCGCCGCTCGGCTTCACCTTCGGGCTCGGCGGGCTGGTCATCTTCCCCCTGCGGGCCGGCGCCTCGGCCCTGCTGCTGGAACAGGCCGGTCCCAAACAGCTGCTGCCCGCTCTCGCCGCGCACCGTGTCTCCGTCCTCTTCACCGCGCCGACCGCGTACCGCGTGATGCTCGACGCGCTCGACGGCCACGACCTGTCCGCGCTGCGCCGCTGCGTGTCGGCCGGGGAGAACCTCCCCGCCGCGACCTGGCGGTCCTGGTACGAGCGGACGGGGCTGCGCATCATCAACGGCATCGGGGCCACCGAGCTGCTGCACATCTTCATCTCCGCCGCCGACGGGGCCATCCGGCCCGGCACCACCGGCGTCCCCGTGCCCGGCTGGCAGGCACGCGTGGTGGACGACGACGGCGAGGAGCTGCCCGACGGCGAACCGGGCCTGCTGGCCGTCCGGGGTCCGGTCGGCTGCCGTTACCTCGCCGACGAGCGCCAGCGGGTCTACGTACGCCACGGCTGGAACATCACCGGTGACACCTATGTCCGCGAGCCCGACGGCTACTTCCGTTACGTCGCCCGCGCCGACGACATGATCATCTCCGCCGGTCACAACATCGCGGGCCCGGAGGTCGAGGAGGCCCTCCTGCGTCACCCCGACGTGGCCGAGGCCGCGGTGGTGGGCCGGGACGACGACCTGCGCGGGCAGATCGTGGCCGCGTACGTCGTGCCGCGCGAGGGCGCGCTGCTGTCGGCCGACGATCTGCGGGCACACATGAAGGCCGAGCTGGCGCCGCACAAGTGCCCGCGCGCCATCGAATTCCTGCCCGCGCTCCCGCGGACCGCGACGGGCAAGCTCCAGCGCTTCCTGCTGCGCGGCGCCGCTCTAGAGTGA
- a CDS encoding Na+/H+ antiporter subunit A, giving the protein MIALILCHFALAACSAPLVRRLGRYAFVVLALPPAATTVWAATEWGGAEAGRAVTWSWEWIGTYDVSIALRLDALAELMVLLAAGVGTLVLLYCAYYFTDDSPQLAPFAGNLLAFAGAMLALVLADDLISLYVFWELTTVFSYLLIGHTSQRKQNRRSALQALTVTTLGGLAMLVGFLILGEAAGTYRISAIVAEPPEPTLAVSVAVVLVLCGALSKSAIWPFSLWLPNAMAAPTPVSAYLHAAAMVKAGVYLVARLAPALADVPVWRPIVLVLGGATMLLGGWRALRLNDLKLVLAYGTVSQLGFLTVLAGAGNRNAALAAVAMILAHALFKAALFLVTGIVDHAAGTRDLRRLSGLARTMPYVCAVAVLAAASMAAVPPLLGFAAKEAAFDALLHGDTADRWVLAATVVGSVLTVAYTLRFVWGAFARKPGVPDTPAHRVGAGLLAPTAVLAVAGLVLGPGVGWTDRLFAAYADVFPAPAHPYHLALWHGFGTVLMLSALTWAGGAVLFARRVAVTRVSRRVAWPTADSVFGHLLLGLERVALQVTGFVQRGSLSGYLAITLMVMLLGQLAVLVTDRPWEGAVAPRLWDAPLQGAVAVLTCAAALSCLTVSRRMKAVVLAGLTGYGAALLFVVQGAPDLALTQFCVETVSMIVFVLVLRRMPVRFEESIGTWRRAVRIPVALAAAATVGVAVWVAGAARVAEPAGAAMVEEVAHHGLKDVVATILVDLRAWDTMGESAVLAAAAIGVTSLIYLHRRGEAPMQREELRGETAWSLSGRRLTGLPQGDDTAPERSWLAAGSTLAPEHRSVVFEVVARLLFHPILVLSLYLLFCAENMPGGGFVAGLVAGLALITRYLAGGRFELAEAAPLQPGLFTGLGLFVSTGVALGGLAEGTVLHAWTHYGHLPVFGDYHLSTSVLFDFGVYLLVLGVVLDIVRALGAKVDRQIERAAGALTTATETGTGETER; this is encoded by the coding sequence GTGATCGCACTCATCCTCTGCCATTTCGCACTGGCGGCGTGCTCCGCGCCGCTCGTGCGGCGGCTCGGCAGATACGCCTTCGTCGTGCTCGCGCTGCCCCCTGCGGCAACCACGGTGTGGGCGGCCACCGAGTGGGGCGGCGCGGAAGCGGGCCGGGCGGTCACCTGGTCATGGGAGTGGATCGGCACCTACGACGTGTCCATCGCCCTGCGCCTGGACGCGCTCGCCGAACTGATGGTGCTGCTCGCGGCCGGGGTGGGCACGCTCGTCCTGCTGTACTGCGCGTACTACTTCACCGACGACTCACCCCAACTGGCCCCCTTCGCCGGGAACCTGCTGGCCTTCGCCGGGGCCATGCTCGCCCTCGTCCTCGCGGACGACCTGATCTCGCTCTACGTGTTCTGGGAACTGACCACGGTCTTCTCATATCTGCTGATCGGTCACACCAGCCAACGCAAACAGAACCGCCGCTCCGCCCTCCAGGCACTCACGGTCACCACACTCGGCGGCCTGGCCATGCTGGTCGGCTTCCTGATCCTCGGTGAGGCCGCGGGTACCTACCGGATCTCCGCGATCGTCGCCGAACCGCCGGAGCCGACCCTCGCCGTGTCCGTGGCCGTCGTCCTCGTGCTGTGCGGGGCCCTCTCCAAGTCGGCGATCTGGCCGTTCAGCCTCTGGCTGCCGAACGCCATGGCCGCGCCCACCCCCGTCAGCGCCTATCTGCACGCCGCGGCCATGGTCAAGGCCGGCGTCTACCTGGTGGCACGGCTCGCCCCCGCCCTCGCCGACGTACCCGTCTGGCGGCCGATCGTGCTGGTGCTGGGGGGAGCGACGATGCTCCTCGGAGGCTGGCGCGCCCTGCGCCTGAACGACCTGAAGCTCGTCCTGGCCTACGGCACCGTCAGCCAGCTCGGCTTCCTCACGGTGCTCGCCGGGGCGGGGAACCGGAACGCCGCGCTCGCCGCCGTCGCGATGATCCTGGCGCATGCCCTGTTCAAGGCCGCGCTGTTCCTCGTCACCGGCATCGTGGACCACGCGGCCGGCACCCGTGACCTGCGCAGGCTCTCCGGCCTCGCCCGCACCATGCCGTACGTCTGCGCTGTCGCGGTCCTCGCCGCCGCCTCCATGGCGGCCGTACCGCCCCTCCTCGGATTCGCCGCCAAGGAGGCCGCCTTCGACGCGCTGCTGCACGGTGACACCGCCGACCGCTGGGTGCTGGCCGCCACCGTCGTCGGCTCGGTGCTGACCGTCGCGTACACCCTGCGCTTCGTCTGGGGAGCGTTCGCCCGTAAGCCGGGTGTCCCCGACACCCCCGCCCATCGCGTCGGCGCCGGACTCCTGGCTCCGACCGCCGTGCTGGCCGTCGCCGGGCTGGTGCTCGGCCCCGGCGTCGGATGGACGGACCGCCTGTTCGCCGCGTACGCCGACGTCTTCCCCGCTCCCGCGCACCCCTACCACCTCGCGCTCTGGCACGGCTTCGGGACGGTCCTGATGCTGTCCGCCCTGACCTGGGCCGGCGGAGCCGTGCTCTTCGCGCGGCGCGTGGCGGTCACCCGGGTCTCGCGGCGCGTCGCCTGGCCGACCGCGGACAGCGTCTTCGGGCACCTCCTGCTGGGCCTGGAACGCGTCGCCCTCCAGGTCACCGGCTTCGTCCAGCGAGGCTCGCTCTCCGGCTACCTGGCCATCACGCTGATGGTGATGCTCCTCGGCCAGCTGGCGGTCCTGGTCACGGACCGCCCCTGGGAAGGAGCGGTCGCCCCCCGGCTGTGGGACGCCCCGCTCCAGGGCGCGGTGGCCGTGCTCACCTGCGCGGCGGCCCTCTCCTGTCTGACCGTCAGCCGCCGGATGAAGGCCGTCGTCCTGGCCGGGCTGACCGGGTACGGCGCGGCGCTGCTCTTCGTCGTGCAGGGCGCGCCCGACCTGGCACTCACCCAGTTCTGCGTCGAGACCGTGTCGATGATCGTGTTCGTGCTGGTGCTGCGCCGGATGCCGGTGCGCTTCGAGGAGTCGATCGGCACATGGCGGCGGGCGGTACGGATCCCCGTGGCGCTGGCCGCGGCGGCGACGGTCGGCGTGGCCGTCTGGGTGGCGGGAGCCGCCCGGGTCGCCGAGCCGGCGGGCGCGGCGATGGTCGAGGAGGTCGCCCATCACGGACTCAAGGACGTGGTGGCCACCATCCTGGTCGACCTGAGGGCCTGGGACACGATGGGGGAGTCCGCCGTCCTCGCTGCGGCGGCGATCGGGGTGACCAGCCTCATCTATCTGCACCGCCGCGGCGAAGCCCCGATGCAGAGGGAGGAGCTGCGGGGGGAGACCGCCTGGTCCCTGTCGGGCCGACGGCTGACCGGACTGCCCCAGGGCGACGACACGGCGCCCGAACGCAGCTGGCTGGCAGCCGGTTCGACCCTCGCGCCCGAGCACCGATCCGTCGTCTTCGAGGTGGTGGCCCGGCTGCTCTTCCATCCCATTCTGGTGCTCTCCCTCTATCTGCTGTTCTGCGCGGAGAACATGCCGGGCGGCGGCTTCGTCGCCGGGCTCGTGGCGGGCCTCGCCCTCATCACCCGCTATCTGGCGGGCGGCAGGTTCGAACTGGCGGAGGCCGCGCCCCTCCAGCCCGGACTCTTCACCGGACTCGGACTGTTCGTGTCCACCGGGGTCGCCCTGGGCGGCCTCGCGGAGGGGACGGTGCTGCACGCCTGGACCCATTACGGGCATCTGCCGGTGTTCGGCGACTACCACCTGAGCACATCGGTCCTCTTCGACTTCGGCGTCTATCTGCTGGTGCTCGGCGTGGTCCTGGACATCGTGAGGGCGCTGGGCGCCAAGGTCGACCGGCAGATCGAAAGGGCGGCGGGCGCGCTGACCACCGCGACGGAGACCGGGACGGGGGAGACCGAGCGATGA
- a CDS encoding GNAT family N-acetyltransferase has protein sequence MPWTFTDDVDAFLAAAGAFLAARPAENTLLLTVTATLRDSGPDAYGTEAPVLGWWRGAGGEVAGALVRTPPFVPILGTVEPEALGPLADALPLPGVNADRDTARALAARWPRHRVDEEHRLYRLGTLMPPSPAPAGRPRTATTADRALLTGWIRAFGEETGQSADRAERVVDERTAHGGLTLWETDGEPVSVAGVSRMIAETVRVANVYTPPRHRGRGYAAAVTAEAGRAARDAGAREVLLFTDLANPTSNGVYRRIGYEPVGDRLLITAEPE, from the coding sequence ATGCCCTGGACCTTCACCGATGATGTGGACGCCTTCCTGGCCGCGGCCGGAGCGTTCCTGGCCGCCCGCCCCGCCGAGAACACCCTGCTGCTGACCGTCACCGCGACCCTGAGGGACAGCGGACCGGACGCCTACGGCACCGAGGCGCCGGTGCTGGGCTGGTGGCGCGGGGCGGGCGGAGAGGTGGCCGGGGCGCTGGTGCGCACACCGCCCTTCGTGCCGATCCTGGGCACGGTCGAACCGGAGGCGCTCGGCCCGCTGGCCGACGCGCTGCCGCTCCCCGGTGTCAACGCGGACCGTGACACCGCCCGGGCCCTGGCCGCCCGCTGGCCCCGCCACCGCGTCGACGAGGAACACCGGCTCTACCGGCTGGGCACGCTGATGCCGCCCTCCCCCGCGCCCGCGGGCCGGCCCAGGACCGCCACCACCGCCGACCGGGCGCTGCTGACCGGCTGGATCCGTGCCTTCGGCGAGGAGACCGGCCAGTCGGCCGACCGGGCGGAGCGGGTCGTGGACGAACGCACCGCCCACGGCGGGCTGACGCTCTGGGAGACGGACGGGGAGCCGGTGTCGGTGGCGGGCGTCTCACGCATGATCGCCGAGACGGTGCGGGTGGCGAACGTCTACACACCGCCGCGGCACCGGGGCCGCGGCTACGCGGCGGCGGTGACCGCGGAGGCCGGCCGCGCGGCACGGGACGCGGGCGCCCGGGAAGTGCTGCTCTTCACGGACCTGGCGAATCCGACGAGCAACGGCGTGTACCGGCGCATCGGTTACGAGCCCGTCGGCGACCGGCTGCTGATCACCGCGGAGCCGGAGTGA
- a CDS encoding RidA family protein, producing the protein MNPITRINPAELAPPTGFSHAVTATGGRLVFLAGQTALDGDGKIVGATLPEQFETALGNLLTALRAAGGAPTALARVTVYATDVAGYRDHAPELGEIWRRLAGREYPAMAVIGTARLWDEQAMVELDGIAVLD; encoded by the coding sequence ATGAATCCGATCACCCGGATCAACCCCGCCGAACTGGCCCCGCCCACCGGCTTCTCGCACGCCGTCACGGCCACCGGCGGCCGGCTCGTCTTCCTGGCGGGCCAGACCGCGCTGGACGGCGACGGAAAGATCGTCGGCGCCACCCTGCCCGAGCAGTTCGAGACGGCCCTGGGCAATCTGCTCACCGCGCTGCGTGCGGCGGGCGGTGCCCCGACCGCCCTGGCGAGGGTCACCGTCTACGCCACCGATGTGGCCGGCTACCGCGACCACGCCCCGGAACTGGGCGAGATCTGGCGGAGACTGGCGGGGCGTGAGTACCCGGCCATGGCCGTCATCGGGACGGCCCGGCTCTGGGACGAGCAGGCCATGGTCGAGCTCGACGGCATCGCGGTGCTGGACTGA